A genomic window from Quercus lobata isolate SW786 chromosome 10, ValleyOak3.0 Primary Assembly, whole genome shotgun sequence includes:
- the LOC115964769 gene encoding uncharacterized protein LOC115964769, whose translation MAMKWFNGLKPNSINSFKQLTQAFGSRFITSSRVPRPLDSLMSLSMRERETLKAYSDRCWEMYNEIEGNYDDVAISTFKRGLPTEHGLRKSLTGKPVTSLRQLMDRINKYKRVEEDQQVGKGKAKVVPQERRDFRSDRFNNNNRLRRDYTEQLESAGAQVVHAVFRDPLHKILEKIRNEPFFKWPNRMASDPTKRNQNLYCQYHQEPGHTTDDCRNLKNHLDQLVREGKLKHLLHHSSSQQEQTNIEARQGTLRSPIDTINVILAARNPKEV comes from the coding sequence ATGGCGATGAAATGGTTTAACGGCCTCAAGCCGAActccataaattcctttaagCAGCTAACCCAGGCCTTCGGCTCTCGCTTCATCACGAgcagtagggttcctcggcccTTGGATTCCCTCATGTCCTTATCCATGCGAGAAAGGGAGACACTGAAGGCTTACTCGGATAGGTGTTGGGAGatgtataatgagatagaaGGCAATTATGATGACGTTGCCATCAGTACCTTTAAGAGAGGCCTGCCGACCGAACACGGTTTAAGGAAATCCCTGACCGGGAAACCGGTCACCAGCCTACGCCAGCTCATGGACCGAATCAACAAGTACAAGAGGGTCGAAGAGGACCAGCAGGTGGGTAAGGGTaaagcgaaggttgtccctcaggagaggagggacttcaggtcagACCGATTTAACAACAACAATCGGCTGAGAAGAGATTACACGGAGCAACTTGAATCCGCCGGTGCTCAGGTAGTCCACGCTGTGTTCCGCGATCCCTTACATAAGATTTTGGAGAAAATCAGGAACGaaccattcttcaaatggccaaatagGATGGCAAGTGACCCCACGAAACGCAACCAGAACCTGTATTGTCAGTACCACCAAGAACCAGGACACACTACCGATGACTGCAGAAATCTGAAAAACCACTTGGACCAactggtccgagaagggaagctaAAACATctcttgcatcattccagtAGCCAACAAGAGCAGACGAACATTGAGGCAAGGCAAGGCACCTTGAGATCGCCTATTGAcacgataaatgtcattctcGCTGCTCGGAACCCCAAGGAGGTCTAA
- the LOC115964770 gene encoding protein BOLA1, chloroplastic-like — protein sequence MGSRVVVTRANRIKAKLQSALEATALEIDDVSYQHAGHAAVRASTAEGQSETHFNVKIVSPKFDGQSLLKRHRLVYDALADELHSGLHALSIVANTPQEAEAKTKTQNPTPNK from the coding sequence aTGGGTTCTCGAGTAGTGGTAACAAGGGCGAATAGAATAAAGGCAAAGTTGCAATCGGCACTGGAAGCCACCGCTTTGGAGATCGACGACGTGTCGTACCAGCACGCTGGACATGCCGCCGTCAGAGCCAGCACTGCAGAAGGCCAGAGTGAGACTCACTTCAACGTCAAGATCGTCTCCCCAAAGTTCGACGGACAGAGCCTCCTCAAACGCCATCGTTTGGTCTATGATGCTCTTGCCGACGAGCTTCACTCTGGTCTACACGCTCTTTCTATTGTCGCTAACACACCCCAAGAAGCTGaagccaaaaccaaaacccaaaacccaacaccCAATAAATAA
- the LOC115965967 gene encoding pentatricopeptide repeat-containing protein At2g13420, mitochondrial-like: MALRKLPTHFFPSLQHQLRPFSSLNLPTLEPSNDAELVSKMLLHHHNPFHAMESSLQLHGITLTPHLLHQTLLRLKHSTKIALALFNYSKSLPSPPLTSTSFHILIDLLAKVRQFDLAWQLIVEMDQLSLSPTPTTFFILIRRLISAGLTRQAIRAFDDIQGYTQTKTNSDDFCFLLDTLCKYGYVKVATEVFNKKRDGLLPDAKMFTVLIYGWCKIGRIDMGERFLNDMIGRGIEPNVVTYNVLLNGICRRASLHPEGRFERTIRNAEKVFDEMRERGIEPDVTSFSIVLHVYSRAHKPELSLDKLRLMKEKGICPSVATYTSVVKCLCSCGSIEDAEELLSEMVRNGVTPCAATYNCFFKEYRGRKDADSALKLYKKMKEEGLFVPSMHTYNILVGIFLKLNRFGIVKEIWDDMKESGVGPDLDSYTMLIHGLCEKQKWREACQFFVEMIEKGFLPQKITFETLYKGLIQSDMLRTWRRLKKKLDEESITFGSEFQNYHLKPYRR, from the coding sequence aTGGCGTTAAGAAAACTCCCAACTCATTTCTTCCCTTCCCTCCAACACCAACTCCGACCCTTCTCTTCACTCAACCTCCCGACCTTAGAGCCATCAAACGATGCCGAACTAGTATCCAAAATGCtcctccaccaccacaacccattCCACGCCATGGAGTCCTCACTCCAACTCCATGGCATCACACTCACTCCTCATCTCCTCCACCAAACTCTCCTCCGCCTCAAACACTCTACCAAAATCGCCCTCGCTCTTTTCAACTATTCCAAATCTCTCCCTTCCCCTCCTCTCACCTCCACTTCCTTTCACATCCTCATTGACCTCTTAGCCAAAGTTCGCCAATTCGACCTCGCTTGGCAACTCATTGTCGAAATGGACCAACTTTCACTCTCTCCCACACCCACcactttctttatattgatccGTAGGCTCATCTCTGCTGGACTTACTCGCCAAGCTATTCGAGCTTTTGATGATATTCAAGGTTATACTCAGACTAAGACTAATAgtgatgatttttgttttttgttggatACCCTTTGTAAGTATGGCTATGTTAAGGTTGCAACCGAGgtttttaacaaaaagagaGATGGGCTTTTGCCGGATGCGAAAATGTTTACCGTTTTGATATATGGGTGGTGTAAGATTGGTAGGATTGATATGGGGGAGAGGTTTTTGAATGACATGATAGGGAGAGGGATTGAGCCAAATGTGGTTACGTATAATGTGTTGTTGAATGGGATATGTAGGCGGGCGAGTTTGCATCCGGAAGGGAGGTTTGAGAGAACGATAAGGAATGCAGAGAAGGTGTTCGATGAAATGAGGGAGAGAGGGATTGAGCCGGATGTGACTAGTTTTTCAATCGTGCTTCATGTGTATAGTCGGGCACATAAGCCCGAGTTGTCGCTTGATAAGTTGAGGTTGATGAAAGAGAAGGGGATTTGTCCGAGTGTGGCAACGTATACTTCAGTTGTTAAGTGTCTGTGTTCGTGTGGGAGCATTGAGGACGCAGAGGAGTTACTCAGTGAGATGGTGAGGAATGGGGTTACTCCATGTGCAGCaacttataattgtttttttaaggaGTATAGGGGGAGAAAGGATGCTGATAGTGCTTTAAAGTTGTATaaaaagatgaaggaggagGGTTTGTTTGTGCCTAGCATGCACACATATAACATATTGGTGGGGATATTTTTGAAGTTAAATCGTTTTGGGATTGTGAAGGAGATATGGGATGATATGAAAGAGAGTGGAGTGGGACCTGATTTGGATTCGTATACAATGTTGATTCATGGTTTATGCGAGAAACAGAAGTGGAGAGAGGCTTGCCAGTTTTTTGTGGAGATGATAGAGAAGGGGTTTCTTCCTCAGAAGATTACTTTTGAGACGCTTTACAAGGGCCTAATACAATCTGATATGTTGAGAACGTGGAGAAGATTAAAGAAGAAACTTGATGAAGAGTCTATAACATTTGGTTCAGAGTTTCAAAATTATCATTTGAAGCCATATAGGAGATGA